In the genome of Panthera leo isolate Ple1 chromosome F3, P.leo_Ple1_pat1.1, whole genome shotgun sequence, the window AACTGGGACCCCTCTACACCCTGACCGTGCACCCTGTGCCCTGAGCTCCCCgccaccctctccccacagctCCAGTTTCCCCTACAAGAGTTCATCCTGGCGATGGGCTTCTTCCTGGTCCTGGTGATGGAGCAGATCACACTGGCTTACAAGGAGCAGTCGGGGCCGCCGCCTCGGGAGGAGACGAGGGCCCTGCTGGGAACAAATGGTGGGCCGCAGCACTGGCACGACGGGCCAGGGCTCCCACAAGCGGGTGGAGCCCCAGCGGCCCCCTCGGCCCTGCGTGCCTGTGTCCTGGTCTTTTCCCTGGCCCTGCACTCCGTGTTCGAGGGGCTGGCGGTGGGGCTGCAGCGAGACCGGGCGCGGGCCATGGAGCTGTGCCTGGCTCTGCTGCTCCACAAGGGCGTCCTGGCCGTGAGCTTGTCCCTGCGGCTGCTGCAGAGCCGTTTGCGGGCGCAGGTGGTAGCTGGCTGTGGGATCCTCTTTGCATGCATGACACCTCTGGGCATTGGGCTGGGTGCAGCCCTGGCAGAGTCGGCTGGGCCACTGCACCAGCTGGCCCAGTCTGTGCTGGAGGGCATGGCCGCTGGCACCTTTCTCTATATCACCTTCCTGGAAATTCTGCCCCAGGAGCTGGCCACTTCTGAACAGAGGATCCTCAAGGTCATTCTGCTCCTCGCAGGCTTTGCCCTGCTAACTGGCCTGCTCTTCATCCAAGTCTAGGGGGCGCCAGGTGCCCTagaccttcctttcctctcccagaGTATGAGAAtaaggagtggggaagggaggtaCTGAGGATCAAGGGGTTCTCAGAGATAGGGATGGAGTCTTTGGAACTATCTGACCCATGAGAGGGATGTGGTAGACAAGAGCCTGGCCCTAAGGGACAAGAGATAGTTAAGTCACTGAAGACATGATTGAAGGACGTTCATATTGGGGAAGACACTGAATGCTAGAATCTGGGGTCAGACACTACATACAGGGACAGGCTGACACTGGGAAGGCTGGAGGCAGGTGCCCAGCTGCTGTGGGGTAGAGGTGTAGAGAAGGCACAGCCCAGGGTCGGCTGTCCTGCTGGTTCTAGCCCATTTCAGCCCTCTGTCACTTGGGGGTGGAGTGGACCCCTACTTTTCTTAGCTCCTACTCTCCTCTTAGTCTCctgcttcccttctcccaggggaCTAGTGCCAAACGGCCTCTTCCTGCCAGTTTTGGTACCTTCTCTGGCTTCTCTAGTCCTGCtcacttctctatttttaaagtgCCAAATaaatctcttccctctttctcaaaaagcaCAGTGATGGCACTGAACCGTGCCCAACACTTCAGCGGAGGGGCCCTGCTTGCCCTTTATTTGGGGGCAGAAATGTTTGCTGAGTTAGGGCTGGGAGAGGGTTGCCAGAGTCAcggctgccaccaccaccactacacCCTAGGAATATTGAACATGGACATGGTACCCCATGCCCAGATGATAAAAACTGAActgccaaaacttttttttttttttttttttttctataccagAGGAGCcccagggggaaggggaaggctcACCCTCAGCGTTAtttttggggagggagggctgtggACAGAGCCATATTCTCTAGAATCTATTTTACTAACTGACCTGTTTTGGGACTTGTTACCCAAATAAAAGatgtttctatatatttgtacAGTATCTGATTCATTTGTCTTGGGGAACGGGTGGGCACGTGGCCAGTCTGAGAGGGCTTGAGTCCCAGATGTTTACAGGGACATTACCCTGCTCTCCCGATTCTCATTCGGGCCTGAAGACCCAAAATTTTCCCCTtttgtctcttccttcttcccgccctgtctccaccccttcccttcctccccttccccttcctcccctgcatCCCGCTCCCCTTCGCGTTCGGAGCCTCGGGACAGCTTTAGAACTACTCTTCCCAGCCTGCCCCGTGCGGGgaggagcccagggaggaggagTCAAGTTCCCAGGCCCCGGAGCCGCAAGGCTGCTGGGAAATGGGGTCCGCTTCCTGTCCGCGCCGCTCGCCCGGGGCCGCGCAAGGGTCACGTAAACAAACTACAGTTCCCGGCGGCCCCCGCGCGGCAGGTCCGGGCTAGGCTGGGGCCGGGTTCGCGGTGCTcgccgaggcggcggcggcggcggcagcggcggcggcggctgcggctgGAGGCGCGGGCCGGGGCCCGCGGCGGGGCCGGGGCTGGTCCGGGAGGGTGGCGGGGAGAGACGCGCGGGGAAGATGGCGACGGCGGGAGCGAACGGGCCCGGCTCGGCCACGGCCGCAGCTTCCAATCCGCGCAAGTTTAGTGAGAAGATCGCGCTGCAGAAGCAGCGTCAGGCCGAAGAGACGGCGGCCTTCGAGGAGGTGATGATGGACATCGGCTCCACCCGGGTGAGGGGCCGCCCGGGCAGCGGGAGCGGAACGAGCAGCCGCGGAGCGGGGAGccgggaggcggggcgggggcgggcgccaGCGGGAGGGAGGCGGAGCGGGGCCGCCGCCGTCCGGGAGGCGCGGGCGGAGGGCCGAGGGGCCGGAAGACGGGCTTGCGGGGGGAGGCCGGGGCTCGCGGGAGCCTGGGGTTGGGGAGCGAGCGGGGGCCGCGTGCAGAGAGCGCATCCCCGATTGAGTCCCCGGGGACGCTGCTGCCAGCATCCCcgaggcggggccgggccgggggcatGGTCCGCTGGGCCCAGCCTGGCGCCTCCGAGTTGGTGATGTCCTCCAGTCGGTTCCCTCTGCCCTGTGGTGCCGCTCTCGGCACTTTCGAACCTCCGGGAAAGGGCCCCTTGAGTGGTTTGAGTCGCAGCGCCGGGTCTAGTGGGGCAGGAAGTCCCCTCCTGCGtcccttccctttgcttcctttttcaaGTATTTCTTGTGGTTTCCTGACGTGAATGTAGGTGAGGACCATCGCGCACAGACTGTGCTTGATGTTTTGCTCTGGCCGCcgtggaggggaggtggagactTTGAGGCTCCAAAGCGGGTAACCAGTTGGCTCTAGGTCAGGTTTGCTGAGCTTTCTAGGAAGATGTCTGCTTGATGGGTCGGTTATGAGGTGTCTGGCAAGGTCTTCCATGTTTGGGAATATTCATTTCCAAGTAGTTCCAGAAAGAGAGCATCCTGGCCGAGTTGCCTTTGAAGCCCCTCTGGCCTTGGTTTCTTGCTTCCCAGGGCTGGTTGTCGGAGGGAGTGAGGGTGGGAGTTGGCCCAGCTGGGAAGCAGCCCTTGTTTAGGGACACGTTACTCTCCAAACAGCAGGTGAGCGTGTTGCACTGATCCCTCGTGGCAGGGAGCTGGAAGGAACCTCAGGGGACATAGTGGAACATAAATACCATATTTGAAAGCTCTTTTTGCTGGGCTGACTGTGGTCGTGTCTGTGACCATGACTCTGGTTGTACGCTTGTGTGTGTCCAACCCTAAACTGTTAGtctttcttgtgtgtttttccCTCTGAGTTTCCAGAGACCGTGTGTTCTAGTTTGTGGGGGGTCAGAGCAGAGAGAGTTAGGTGGGGAGGCAAATCGCATGTGcctgtgcatgcacgcacacacacacacacacacacacacacacacaaatcgcgtgtgcctgtgcacacacacccctccaagTGCCGTGAGGTTCCTGATCTAACTTTGGactgctctccttttttttttttttttttttttcaacgttttttatttatttttgggacagagagagacagagcatgaacgggggaggggcagagagagagggagacacagaatcggaaacaggctccaggctccgagccatcagcccagagcctgacgcggggctcgaactcacggaccgcgagatcgtgacctggctgaagtcggacgcttaaccgactgcgccacccaggcgcccctggactgcTCTCCTTTAGGAGGCAAGAAGGTGGGCGAGAGGCACCGCTTGAGATGCTGCCCTCTGTCTGGACTGTGACTCCAGCACAGGTGTGGGGGGACTTGAGCATCTGTGTGTGCAAACAGAAAGGCCGTGAGAAGTTCAAAGCTGAGGTTTCTGTCTTTGTAGTGCTTTGATTTGTCAGAACGCCgcctccacccacccagcccctgggCTGCGCATACAGGTCTAGTGGACATACGAGGCCAGGGCTTGGGGACCCAAGAACCTAAAGCCAGAGATAAGACATCTGGGGCTTAGCTGGTTATCTGGCCAGCAGAGAGGGCTCCTCAGAGGCAGACACAGCTACAGGGGCCTGTGCTACTGAGAGGCTGGGTTATCACACACAACAATAGCAATTCGAGTGGCCCAAACGTTCACATCGTGTCCGCTAAGCTCAGTGGG includes:
- the SLC39A1 gene encoding zinc transporter ZIP1, yielding MGPWGEPELLVWRPEAVASQPPGPVGLEVKMGALVLLLVLTLLCSLVPICVLRRPGAGPEASASRQKALSLVSCFAGGVFLATCLLDLLPDYLAAIDEALAALHVTLQFPLQEFILAMGFFLVLVMEQITLAYKEQSGPPPREETRALLGTNGGPQHWHDGPGLPQAGGAPAAPSALRACVLVFSLALHSVFEGLAVGLQRDRARAMELCLALLLHKGVLAVSLSLRLLQSRLRAQVVAGCGILFACMTPLGIGLGAALAESAGPLHQLAQSVLEGMAAGTFLYITFLEILPQELATSEQRILKVILLLAGFALLTGLLFIQV